In Parcubacteria group bacterium ADurb.Bin159, a genomic segment contains:
- a CDS encoding oxidative stress defense protein: MEQNGAHKKNLTSFGLILGLSLILSAMISGFVFYKTRLSVDTLEITGSAKKVIISDVVKWKSNLSRNVAVNELSAGYAQISNDLEKVKSFLKNRGIDEKNITISPVYLDSQYDYSRGGELIGYILRQEVAIQSNEVQKITDLAKDTRELIDQGVIFSTQPLEYYYTNLPETRIELLADAVKDAERRAEKIADSTGKKIGSLKSASVGVVQVLPVNSIEISDYGAYDTSSIEKEIMITVRTTFRLQ, from the coding sequence ATGGAACAAAATGGGGCTCATAAAAAAAATTTAACTTCTTTCGGTTTGATTCTTGGTTTAAGTTTGATTTTAAGCGCGATGATTAGCGGCTTTGTTTTTTATAAAACACGTCTATCAGTTGATACCTTAGAGATAACTGGGTCAGCTAAAAAAGTGATTATTTCCGATGTAGTGAAATGGAAAAGTAATCTTTCTCGTAATGTGGCTGTTAATGAATTAAGCGCTGGTTATGCCCAAATATCTAATGATTTAGAAAAAGTAAAAAGTTTTTTAAAGAATAGGGGAATAGATGAAAAAAATATTACTATTTCTCCTGTTTATTTGGATTCCCAATATGATTATTCAAGGGGAGGAGAGTTAATTGGCTATATTTTAAGGCAAGAAGTAGCAATTCAATCTAACGAGGTACAGAAAATAACAGATTTGGCAAAAGATACGAGAGAATTAATTGATCAAGGCGTTATTTTCTCTACCCAGCCATTAGAATATTATTATACTAATTTACCGGAGACAAGAATAGAATTATTGGCTGATGCGGTAAAAGATGCAGAACGTCGAGCAGAAAAAATTGCTGATAGCACTGGGAAAAAAATAGGGTCATTAAAATCAGCTAGTGTTGGTGTTGTCCAAGTTTTACCGGTGAATTCAATAGAAATTTCTGATTATGGCGCTTATGACACTTCGAGTATTGAAAAAGAAATAATGATAACTGTGCGCACTACTTTTCGACTTCAATAA